The genomic region TCCTGCTGCAGCTTACGGGAACACTTTTCATAGGTTAACTTAATCTGATTCCCTTCCGTAGAAATTCTGGGCGCATAGCCCCGGACGATATTACAACATTCATTTAACGAAGAACATTTTTCACAATCCTTTGACTGGGATGTATATTCATAAAGCTTAATCAGCTGACGTTCAATGTCACTTCTGGTTAAATGCTGATTTTCATTTAAAAATTGTTTGACCTCAGGCGCCTGTAAAATTTCGCTCTTCATCTTTTCATAGGATTCATGGAAGCTATTGCTTTCGTTCATCCACCTTCGAAGAGCAGATTGTATGGATTCCATTTCCGATCACCCTTAATGATTAAAAGATTTCGTTGACATATTTTTTAATGCTTCTTGTAGTTCCTGTTTTTCCTTCTGGATGTCCTGTTCACTTTTCTCCGGCTGTTTTGGTTTTTGCTGCTCCGATTGACTTTCTTTCTTGAACCAATCAGGAAGAACTTCTTTTTTCTTATGAGTATTTCTTTTCTTTCCCCATGACTGGTATAGCTTTGCTTCTGATTTCGCCAGCTGCATGGCCTGTTTGGCGGTTTTGACATTTTTACGCGCCCAATGGGTGGCTATTTTTTCTACATAATTCCGAGTTAGTTTCATGTCTGATTTTTGAAGGACATAATGAACCAGAACATTCATCACACTCTGAGGCAGTCCATGGCGAAACATGGCGTTCGTAATCATTTTAACCTCCTGCTCGGATGCAGCACCAGTTCTGGAAAAGTCCTCCAGTATTTCACGGTGAGTAATATGTTCAAAATGCTGAATTAATTTTCCCTCTTTAGATTGTGGAACAGATTCTTGATCATTGCTCTGTTCCTGTTTATGGTTTATTTTGAGTTGAAGTTCTGGTTTTTCTGTATGGAAAGTTTTAGCATAATAGTCTTTGCAAACTTCATGCAATTCGTCTTTTAATAGTTCCATATTTTCATTTACAGACCATAAAATGGCTTTTTCAAGATATATCGTATCAACCTGGTAGATTTCTGCAAGATTATTTATCAATGACCGGTTTTCAGTTGTAAATATTTTTGCGGTATTCATATTATTTTTCCGCAGGCTTTGCTCAAGCCATTCAAAATCCACTTTCATTTCTTCTAACGCAGATTCTGGAGTGCTTTCCTGTTCATGCGTGGTATCATGTGACGGCAAATCTGCAGTTGGCTTCTGTACAGTGGAAAACACATCTTTAAATGACTTCGTTTGATCTGAAACCTGGTCGGGTATAGTTGATGAGATGAGCTTTCGTTTCAAATCATTATATGGTTTTTGGCCAATATGATGTTCCAGCAGAATCGAAAGCATGGAATCTTCAAAAAAGGCGATAGTAGAAAATGGTGGGATTAATAGATAATAATAAGTGCGTACATCCGTATCCGCCATATAGGTTTTCAGCAATCCAATGGCCTCTAATTTGATTCGGGCTTCGTAAAAATCATCTAAATCAATGTTGACCGTGTTCATAATATGGTGATGGGTTGAACAGTCACGATTCATTCTGGCTTCACTTACCATCGTAAGGTAAATGGAAACCGCTTGTATACCTATTAACGGCTGATACAAATGAGTCAAAGCCAATACATAGTCCTCATGACAAGATGTCTGAAGCTTGGTATAGTATCGATCATTGGGCAATAAACTTTTTATACGATCATTCATAAGGAACAGGCTCCTTTATCTCAATTATCATGACCATTTGTCCTCTTTATCAAGTCCTCTAATTCCTGCATAAATACGTTTAAATCTTTAAATTGACGGTAAACCGACGCAAATCGAACATATGCCACTTCATCAATTTCCTTCAGTCGGTCCATAACCATTCTGCCAATATCTTCACTCTGAATCTCGGAATCACCCTGGTTTCGCAACTCGTTCTCTACTTCGGTAACAACATTTTCGATTCGTTCCAGTGCTACCGGCCTTTTTTCACAAGCCTTGATTAATCCTCGTAAAAGCTTTTCCCTGCTAAATTCTTCGCGTGTACCTTCCTTTTTGACAACAATTAACGGAATTTCTTCAATCCGTTCAAATGTGGTGAAGCGATAGTGACATTTTTCGCACTCCCGACGTCTTCTAATCGCTCCACCTTCTTCAATAGGCCTTGAATCCAGCACTTTTGTATTTTTATAATGGCAGGTCGGACATCTCATTTATATCAACTCCGAATTAAATTTCATTCGACATCTATTACAATATTATAACATAAGTAGAAAAGCGGAGGCGACCGGTTAGGCACGACGGCATAAGCCGAATATCCAGAGTGGCCTGCTCTTTGGCCATGGAGGGTATTCGGCTTATGACCGCTTGGGCCTTGGAGCCGCAGCTGGACAAAGAAAAGCGGAGGCGACTGCTTAGGTCATGCGGGATAAGCCGAAGACATGGAGTGGCATGATTTAGGCCGCGGAATGGCTTTGGCTTATATCCGCCTTGACCTAGGAGCCGCAGCTGGACAAAAGAAAAGCGGAGGCGACTGCTTAGGTCATGCGGGATAAGCCGAAGACATGGAGTGGCATGATTTAGGCCGCGGAATGGCTTTGGCTTATATCCGCCTTGACCTAGGAGCCGCAGCTGGACAAAAGAAAAGCGGAGGCGACTGCTTAGGTCATGCGGGATAAGCAAACCAAAAGCACCTGGAAGAATCATCCAGGTGCTCTGAATTTAATAAGCTTCTGAATTTAACTGAATCGGCGCCTTGCCTCTGGGGATTTCTATCTTTTCAACTGACTTAGCTTCCAATGACTGCGTAATAAATTGAATGGCTTTTTTTGGTTGCATTCGTTCTCCACAGGTATATACATCGATACTCGCATATCCATGTTCAGGGAAGCTGTGAATCGTTAAGTGAGACTCGGATATTAGTACAACTCCGCTAATCCCGTGTGGAGAAAATTTATGAAAGGTCACCTCGCGAACTTCTGCCCCGGCAATTAAAGCTGCGTCTACAAGCATTTTCTCGTTAAACTCAAGACTATTTAATTTTTCAATGCTGCAATCCCATAGCTCGGCAATCACATGCGTCCCTATTGTATCCATTACCATTCCCCTGTACCAAAACGATATTTTCAAACTGCTGCAGGATCTTTTTTTTATAAGGGCTGCAGGCAGGTTAAAGTTAAATAAATAGATTCCATACGTTTGCATGTTTAGAGTATCAAATAGTATAAAGTGTTCTCAGGCAGATTGCAATAGCTGGGTAACTATTTGTTCTTACCATTTCTTACGATTACACAGAAGGAATGGTTTCATTGGCCAGTCTGCTGCCTACATATTTTGCTAAGTCAACAACACGGCAGGAATATCCCCATTCGTTATCATACCACGCAAGCACTTTCACTTTATTTTCATCCAGGACGATAGTTGATAAACCGTCGATAATGGAAGAGGCGGACGTTGTTGTATAATCGATAGACACCAGGGGCTCTTCATTATAATCGAGAATTCCCTTCATACGACCTTCTGCTTCCATTTGAAAAGCTCTGTTAATGTCCTCAGCTGTTGCCGTCTTACGGATATCCACAACCAGATCAACCAGTGAAACGTTTGGGGTAGGAACCCTCAACGCCATTCCGTGAAGCCTTCCGTTTAAATGTGGCAATACCTCTCCAATGGCTTTAGCGGCACCGGTTGAAGTAGGAATGATAGATTGTGTGCAGGAGCGTGCCCTGCGTAAATCTTTATGCGGATTATCAATATTATTCTGATCGTTGGTAAAAGCGTGAACAGTCGTCATCAACCCATTTTCAACCCCGAAATGTTGATCCAGTACCTTGACGACTGGTGCTAAACAGTTTGTTGTACAGGATGCATTCGAAATAACGTGGTCATCATCAGGATGGTAATCCTCTTCATTGACACCGATTACAAATGTGCCATCAATATTTTTACCTGGTGCCGTAATGATTACTTTTCTGGCTCCGGCATCTAAATGCAGCGAGGCTGTTTCCTTCGTTTTAAACTTCCCTGTGGCCTCTATGACAATATCCGCCTCAAGGTCCTTCCATGGAAGCCATTCAGGATTGCGCTGATCAATGAGCTGTACAAACTCTCCATCAACTTCAATCCCATCCTCATGAGCCTTGACTTCTTTTTCAAAACGTCCATGGGTACTGTCATATTTAATTAAATGAGCGATTGTTTCAGGAGGATAACTTGCATTTATAGCTACAACCTTAAAGCTCTTATCCATGATTGCATTTCGGAACACCATCCGTCCGATTCTTCCAAAACCATTTATTGCTATCCGATGCTTCTCCATAGGACCCTTTCCTCCCCGGCTTTTATTTGTGTTACACTTTTTAATAATAGTATAACACAATAAATCATAAAGTGTGAAGAAAATGTAGCTTAATTATAGAATTAGAGAAGCATCCTATGTAGTCAGAAATAATAAATGAAATTTTTATTCTATACGAAAAAATGCTGACTCCACCATTGAGTCAGCATTCTTTATATAATCTCCCATTTTCTCAGTAACTCATGAACCTGTTCACTTGTTTCCTGAACCGTTCCTTCATTATTAATCACGGCATCGGCCATTTCTGCCTTCTTCTCGATAGATAACTGCGAATGGATCCGTTGCAAAGCTTCTTCTCCTGAACTATTATCTCTTTCCATAAGACGCTTTAACTGTGTTTCCTCACCCACGTATACGACTACCGTTTGATCGACAAAATGGGTAAGTCTGCTTTCAAACAGTAAAGGGATATCCATAACAACTGCCCGATATCCTTTCTTTACATACTCATCCCTCATTTCAAGCATTTTACGACGCACTTCCGGGTGTACGATGGCATTAAGCTGCTCTCTTTTTGATTCATCAGTAAAAACGATCGAACCTAATTTTTTCCGATCCAGCGTCCCATCTTCATATAAAACTTCCTCTCCAAAGGTGTCAACAATCCCCTGATAAGCCCTTTCACCAGGCTCCACAACAATTCTGGATATCTGATCCGCATCGACAATGGGCAACCCTTGCTCTTTAAGTATGCCGGAAACTGTGCTCTTTCCTGTTGCAATACTTCCTGTTAAACCGATAACAATAGCCACTTTTCCGTACTCCTTTAATTATGATAATTTAAAAAAACCAAGCAAAATCAAAATAACACCAGGAAGAAACGCAAATTTTTCAACCCACTTCCACTTCGATAAAACGTATCCGCTTTTGGTACCCATAAACAGAAACAGACTGGACATAAAGGCAATACAGCCTGCCGTTAAGAATGGAGAAAAGCCAAATATGGCAGCACCAATTCCGGCACCGAAAGCATCTAATGATAATGCAGTTCCTAAAACAAAGGCCTCAAGCCCCTTAATATCTCCTGAAGAATCCATATCTGCCTGGTTTGGATCCTTTAATATCTGGATGACAATGCCAAGAGATTTTATTTCCCACTTCAAAAGATATACCTTAGAATGACTTTTAGCTTCTTGTTGATCGCGAAAGAATTGATAAATAACCCATATCCCTATTCCGATAAACAACGTTCCGCCAATAATATCTGCAATGGCAGGAGAAAAAAGCCCAACCACCTGTTTTCCAATCATCATTGCAAATGTAAAAACCATAGCTGTAACGAACCCTATATAAAGCAGTGATTTTACAGGAATCCTTACCTTACGAAGACCAAACGTAAATCCTGCAGCAAAACTGTCAAAACTGACAGCAAAACTAAGCAAACCTAACGTTAACCATTCCGCCATAGGATCGGCTCCCTCCTGCAAATATCTAGACTATTATATGGAGGGAGCCTCTTCTTCGTGCCAATTCCCGTTTATTTTTGCTTCTGACAATAGGGACATACATGAGTTCCCCGGCCACCAACTTTTATTTTTTCAACGGAGTGACCACAGCGTTTACAATCCTGTCCTTCTCGTCCATAGACAAAGAGCTGTAATTGAAACAGACCTATTTCACCAAGACTGTTTAAATAGGACCGGATGGTTGTTCCTCCTGCAGCTACAGCATCATTCAGCGTATGAACGATTTCCTCCACTAATACAGAACATTCTTCTTTCGACAGCTCTGAGGCAATGGTTAATGGATGAATTCCGCTTCTGAATAAGGCTTCATCTACATATATGTTTCCCAGTCCTGCAACAACGACCTGGTCCAACAAGGTATTTTTTATGTTCCGGTTTGTCCTCTGACATTTCCGGTACAGGTAGTCAGGGGTGAAATTTTCATCAAACGGTTCCGGACCAAGCTTATTAAGAGGGGGAAGGGACCATTCCTTCCCCTTTTCATATAAGTGCATCGTTCCAAATTTCCTTACATCTTTATACCTCAGCTCGGTTCCATCCGCAAAATGAAAGATGACATGGGTATGCTTATCTACAGGCTCATCCTTGTCATAAATGGCGTACTTCCCTTCCATTCGTAAATGGGATATGAGCACGTGGTGATCTAAATAAAACAGCAGGAACTTTCCTTTCCGTCCCATCCCCTCAATCGTTTGACCCTTGAGTTCCTCCTGAAACGCCTCAGGTTCTTTAGGGTATTGAACAATGTTTTCCCATTTTATCGTTACATCCTGTACTTTTTTACCAAGCACAATCTGTTTCAGTGTATTTTTTACAGTTTCAACTTCCGGCAGTTCTGGCATTTTGCTTCGCTCCCTGATTATTTCGCATCAAACCATGTTGTACCATGGGCAAAATCGACTTTTAATGGAACATCCAATTGAACCGTATTGACCATGACGTCCAGAACGGTCTGCTGAAGCTGTTCCACCTCATTTTCAGGTGCCTCTAAGATTAATTCATCGTGGACCTGAAGCAGTAATTTAGCCTCAAACCTTTCCTCTTCCAGACGAGCCGCTAAATCAATCATTGCTTTCTTAATAATATCAGCCGCACTTCCCTGAATGGGTGTGTTCATTGCTGTACGTTCTGCAAAGCTTCTCCGGTTAAAATTACGGCTGTTGATTTCAGGTAAGTAACGGCGCCTGTTCATAATAGTTTGAACATAGCCATTTTGTTTTGCTTCCTTCACAATTTCATCCATATATTTCTTCACGCCCGGGAAACTCTCAAAGTAGGCTTCAATAAATGCCTTTGCTTCCTTTCTGGTAATTCCAAGACTCTGGCTTAAACCGTAATCACTGATTCCATATACAATGCCAAAGTTGACAGCCTTTGCCTGACGTCTCATATTGGACGTCACGTCATCCTCGCTAACGTTAAACACATCCATAGCCGTTTTCGTATGAATATCCTGGTTATTTCGGAAAGCATCAATTAGTTTTTCATCACCAGCAATATGTGCAAGTACTCTTAGTTCAATCTGGGAATAGTCCCCAGCAAAAATAACCCAACTTTCATTGGAAGGAACGAAGGCCTGGCGGATTTTACGTCCTTCTTCAAGGCGAATCGGGATGTTTTGCAGGTTTGGTTCTGTAGAGCTTAATCGCCCGGTCTGCGTTAAAGCCTGATTAAATCTTGTATGAATTTTTTGTTCATCTTCATCAACCACCTTTAACAATCCCTCTATGTAAGTAGACTGTAATTTGCCTAACTGGCGATACAGCAGGATCTTAGGCATAATCTCATGCTTGTCCTTCAACTGTTCAAGTACATCAGCTGCCGTTGAATAGCCTGTTTTTGTCTTTTTAATCACTGGAAGCTCAAGCTTTTCAAACAGAATGACACCCAGCTGTTTAGGTGAGTTTATATTGAAGCGTTCGCCGGCTAATTCATAAATTTCCTGTTCGAGGGTGTCCAAACGCTCTTTTAACTCCTCGCCCATTTTATTCAGGCGATTGGTGTCAACCTTTACACCGTAATACTCCATTTCGCCCAGCACGGTAGCTAACGGAAGCTCAAGCTCCGTATATAATTGATGCTGATCGTTTTCTTTCAGTTTTTCTACAATGTGGTCTTTCAAATGATAAATCGCGTTTGCCTTTCTTACCACATGTTCAGACAAGACCTCGGAGTCCGGAACCTTCTGCTTTGCTCCCTTTCCAAATACTTCCTCATCGTAGGAAAGGTTATGATAATTCATTCGCCGACTAATGGAGGGAACATCATGATGATTTTCCGCCGGGTTAATAATATAGGAAGCCAGCAGCATATCAAAACTTAAGCCCTTGATATCAATCCCTTTCCGTTTAAGGGCTACAGTAACCTGTTTTGCATCAAATACAAATTTTTTCTGATCCTCATTTTCTGCCCAGTTTTTAAATACGTCGGATCCCAACGCCGTCTCGGTCGGAATGAAATAGTGGCCCTGGTTATTTACTACACCAAAACCTAAAATCATCCCATAGTAGTAATGTTCCTCAAGCATCTCAACAAAAAGTGCATCTTCACCTGTAAACATATCTGACTTAACGTCCTCAATAACTGTAAAATCAAGATCTTCAAGACTGTCGGCCTCTTCTGTCTCAGCTTCTCCTCCCTCTATTCGGGTCAGCAGTGAATGGAAGCCCAATTCTTTAAAGAGTCCCAGCACCTTTTGTGAAGGATAGCCATCATAGGTAACATCCGTTAATTTCACAGTTACTGGAGAATCCCGATTTATCGTCGCCAGTTCCTTACTCATAAATGCATCATCTTTATGGTTTTCCAGCTTTTCCTTTAATTTCTTCCCGCTGACTTCATCAATGTTTTCATAAATCGATTCCAGGGTTCCAAACTGATTTAACAGTTTAACGGCTGTTTTTTCACCAACCCCAGGTATTCCTGGAATGTTGTCTGAACTATCCCCCATCAGTGCCTTCATATCGACAACCTGTTCAGGGCGAATCCCCATTTTTTCCTCTAAGAAAGCCGGTGTGTAATTTTCAATGTTGGTGACTCCCTTTTTAGTTAGTGACACATTCACATCCTTGTCCACTAATTGTAAAAGGTCCCGGTCACCTGAA from Virgibacillus sp. MSP4-1 harbors:
- a CDS encoding replication initiation and membrane attachment family protein, translated to MNDRIKSLLPNDRYYTKLQTSCHEDYVLALTHLYQPLIGIQAVSIYLTMVSEARMNRDCSTHHHIMNTVNIDLDDFYEARIKLEAIGLLKTYMADTDVRTYYYLLIPPFSTIAFFEDSMLSILLEHHIGQKPYNDLKRKLISSTIPDQVSDQTKSFKDVFSTVQKPTADLPSHDTTHEQESTPESALEEMKVDFEWLEQSLRKNNMNTAKIFTTENRSLINNLAEIYQVDTIYLEKAILWSVNENMELLKDELHEVCKDYYAKTFHTEKPELQLKINHKQEQSNDQESVPQSKEGKLIQHFEHITHREILEDFSRTGAASEQEVKMITNAMFRHGLPQSVMNVLVHYVLQKSDMKLTRNYVEKIATHWARKNVKTAKQAMQLAKSEAKLYQSWGKKRNTHKKKEVLPDWFKKESQSEQQKPKQPEKSEQDIQKEKQELQEALKNMSTKSFNH
- the nrdR gene encoding transcriptional regulator NrdR, whose translation is MRCPTCHYKNTKVLDSRPIEEGGAIRRRRECEKCHYRFTTFERIEEIPLIVVKKEGTREEFSREKLLRGLIKACEKRPVALERIENVVTEVENELRNQGDSEIQSEDIGRMVMDRLKEIDEVAYVRFASVYRQFKDLNVFMQELEDLIKRTNGHDN
- the speD gene encoding adenosylmethionine decarboxylase; translated protein: MDTIGTHVIAELWDCSIEKLNSLEFNEKMLVDAALIAGAEVREVTFHKFSPHGISGVVLISESHLTIHSFPEHGYASIDVYTCGERMQPKKAIQFITQSLEAKSVEKIEIPRGKAPIQLNSEAY
- a CDS encoding glyceraldehyde-3-phosphate dehydrogenase, whose product is MEKHRIAINGFGRIGRMVFRNAIMDKSFKVVAINASYPPETIAHLIKYDSTHGRFEKEVKAHEDGIEVDGEFVQLIDQRNPEWLPWKDLEADIVIEATGKFKTKETASLHLDAGARKVIITAPGKNIDGTFVIGVNEEDYHPDDDHVISNASCTTNCLAPVVKVLDQHFGVENGLMTTVHAFTNDQNNIDNPHKDLRRARSCTQSIIPTSTGAAKAIGEVLPHLNGRLHGMALRVPTPNVSLVDLVVDIRKTATAEDINRAFQMEAEGRMKGILDYNEEPLVSIDYTTTSASSIIDGLSTIVLDENKVKVLAWYDNEWGYSCRVVDLAKYVGSRLANETIPSV
- the coaE gene encoding dephospho-CoA kinase (Dephospho-CoA kinase (CoaE) performs the final step in coenzyme A biosynthesis.) — its product is MAIVIGLTGSIATGKSTVSGILKEQGLPIVDADQISRIVVEPGERAYQGIVDTFGEEVLYEDGTLDRKKLGSIVFTDESKREQLNAIVHPEVRRKMLEMRDEYVKKGYRAVVMDIPLLFESRLTHFVDQTVVVYVGEETQLKRLMERDNSSGEEALQRIHSQLSIEKKAEMADAVINNEGTVQETSEQVHELLRKWEII
- the ytaF gene encoding sporulation membrane protein YtaF, whose protein sequence is MAEWLTLGLLSFAVSFDSFAAGFTFGLRKVRIPVKSLLYIGFVTAMVFTFAMMIGKQVVGLFSPAIADIIGGTLFIGIGIWVIYQFFRDQQEAKSHSKVYLLKWEIKSLGIVIQILKDPNQADMDSSGDIKGLEAFVLGTALSLDAFGAGIGAAIFGFSPFLTAGCIAFMSSLFLFMGTKSGYVLSKWKWVEKFAFLPGVILILLGFFKLS
- the mutM gene encoding DNA-formamidopyrimidine glycosylase; amino-acid sequence: MPELPEVETVKNTLKQIVLGKKVQDVTIKWENIVQYPKEPEAFQEELKGQTIEGMGRKGKFLLFYLDHHVLISHLRMEGKYAIYDKDEPVDKHTHVIFHFADGTELRYKDVRKFGTMHLYEKGKEWSLPPLNKLGPEPFDENFTPDYLYRKCQRTNRNIKNTLLDQVVVAGLGNIYVDEALFRSGIHPLTIASELSKEECSVLVEEIVHTLNDAVAAGGTTIRSYLNSLGEIGLFQLQLFVYGREGQDCKRCGHSVEKIKVGGRGTHVCPYCQKQK
- the polA gene encoding DNA polymerase I, whose translation is MSQKLVLIDGNSILYRAFFALPLLNNEKGVYTNAVYGFTTMLLRILEEEKPTHVLVAFDAGKTTFRHKTYTEYKGGRQKTPSELSEQFPLVKELLESFEISHYELDQFEADDIIGTLSKSAKQDDLEVKVISGDRDLLQLVDKDVNVSLTKKGVTNIENYTPAFLEEKMGIRPEQVVDMKALMGDSSDNIPGIPGVGEKTAVKLLNQFGTLESIYENIDEVSGKKLKEKLENHKDDAFMSKELATINRDSPVTVKLTDVTYDGYPSQKVLGLFKELGFHSLLTRIEGGEAETEEADSLEDLDFTVIEDVKSDMFTGEDALFVEMLEEHYYYGMILGFGVVNNQGHYFIPTETALGSDVFKNWAENEDQKKFVFDAKQVTVALKRKGIDIKGLSFDMLLASYIINPAENHHDVPSISRRMNYHNLSYDEEVFGKGAKQKVPDSEVLSEHVVRKANAIYHLKDHIVEKLKENDQHQLYTELELPLATVLGEMEYYGVKVDTNRLNKMGEELKERLDTLEQEIYELAGERFNINSPKQLGVILFEKLELPVIKKTKTGYSTAADVLEQLKDKHEIMPKILLYRQLGKLQSTYIEGLLKVVDEDEQKIHTRFNQALTQTGRLSSTEPNLQNIPIRLEEGRKIRQAFVPSNESWVIFAGDYSQIELRVLAHIAGDEKLIDAFRNNQDIHTKTAMDVFNVSEDDVTSNMRRQAKAVNFGIVYGISDYGLSQSLGITRKEAKAFIEAYFESFPGVKKYMDEIVKEAKQNGYVQTIMNRRRYLPEINSRNFNRRSFAERTAMNTPIQGSAADIIKKAMIDLAARLEEERFEAKLLLQVHDELILEAPENEVEQLQQTVLDVMVNTVQLDVPLKVDFAHGTTWFDAK